One genomic region from Euleptes europaea isolate rEulEur1 chromosome 6, rEulEur1.hap1, whole genome shotgun sequence encodes:
- the LOC130479645 gene encoding dnaJ homolog subfamily B member 2-like has product MVILDVFQPQISKDLAGGPERYRKKALKWHPDKNPDNKQYAEQRFKEIAEAYEVLSDKNKRGIYDHYGKDGLIGRARPEEGSRTNMGGVPEYMFHFRSAHDVFRDFFGGRDPFFGEPMPFSACASGGRGFRFYSSSTNFIDGKQITTKRIVENGQERVEVEENGELKSVTVNGVPTDKASIREEMHHKVHGEPTRYRSAPEFSYHDEYDSDPIYEVRTVRKLFPSKNNNYTAGDESSTVDNDSHTDSESHQEDDGSQTGDDESHIDEF; this is encoded by the exons ATGGTAATCCTAGATGTCTTCCAGCCCCAAATTTCCAAAGACTTAGCAGGAGGACCGGAGCG GTACAGGAAGAAAGCTCTGAAGTGGCACCCAGATAAAAACCCAGACAACAAGCAGTACGCAGAACAGAGATTCAAGGAGATTGCAGAAGCATATGAAGTGCTTTCAGACA AGAACAAACGTGGTATCTATGATCACTATGGAAAGGATGGTCTTATAGGAAGAG ccagGCCTGAAGAAGGTTCTAGGACCAACATGGGGGGTGTCCCTGAATATATGTTCCATTTCCGCAGTGCCCATGATGTCTTCAGGGACTTCTTTGGGGGACGGGACCCTTTTTTTG GGGAGCCGATGCCTTTCAGTGCTTGTGCCAGTGGAGGAAGAGGGTTTCGTTTCTACTCATCATCAACTAACTTCATTGATGGAAAACAAATCACCACCAAAAG AATTGTTGAGAATGGACAGGAACGAGTGGAAGTTGAAGAGAATGGGGAGCTTAAATCTGTTACTGTTAATG GTGTGCCTACTGATAAGGCATCCATTAGGGAAGAAATGCATCATAAGGTTCATGGTGAACCCACCAGGTACAGATCAGCACCTGAGTTCAGTTACCATGATGAATATGACTCTGATCCCATCTATGAAGTGCGTACCGTGAGGAAACTATTCCCTTCCAAAAACAACAACTACACAGCAGGAGATGAGTCCTCAACGGTGGACAATGATTCTCACACAGACAGTGAGTCTCACCAAGAGGATGATGGGTCCCAGACTGGTGATGATGAATCCCACATAGATGAGTTCTAG